A portion of the Tindallia magadiensis genome contains these proteins:
- a CDS encoding YigZ family protein produces MSDTANKKPIENMKESYKTIKNDKWYSIFIEKSEFIAYVTNIENASQTASVIEYVKNKYPNATHYVYAYSIGIEQEIQKYDDDGEPSGTAGMPILEIIRNRELKNLIAVVVRYFGGKKLGTGGLKRAYSRTALSAIEEAVEIEKKLYQWIEITVDYSFWGKIEYFLQKKKVLVKPISFTDRVSFKIPLPVNQVKIYMDKLIELTGAMIEFKHLDIEYLDSEDLLNE; encoded by the coding sequence ATGTCAGATACAGCTAATAAAAAACCGATAGAAAATATGAAGGAAAGCTATAAAACCATCAAAAATGATAAATGGTATAGTATATTTATCGAAAAATCTGAGTTTATTGCATATGTTACTAACATTGAAAACGCTTCACAAACAGCTTCTGTGATTGAATACGTAAAAAACAAATATCCAAACGCTACTCATTATGTATATGCTTATTCCATTGGAATTGAGCAGGAGATTCAAAAGTATGACGATGACGGGGAGCCTTCGGGGACAGCGGGTATGCCAATTCTAGAAATAATACGCAATCGTGAATTGAAAAATCTTATAGCTGTGGTGGTTCGGTATTTTGGTGGTAAGAAATTAGGGACCGGCGGACTTAAAAGAGCTTATTCAAGAACAGCGTTAAGCGCCATTGAGGAAGCAGTGGAAATAGAAAAAAAACTGTATCAGTGGATAGAAATAACAGTAGATTATTCTTTTTGGGGTAAAATAGAGTACTTTTTGCAGAAAAAGAAAGTGTTAGTAAAACCGATAAGTTTTACAGATAGAGTGTCTTTTAAAATTCCATTGCCAGTCAACCAGGTAAAAATATACATGGATAAATTGATAGAGTTAACAGGAGCTATGATAGAGTTTAAGCACCTTGATATAGAATATTTGGATAGTGAAGATCTTCTGAACGAGTGA
- a CDS encoding CoA-binding protein, with the protein MESLEEIKNEMMKKKTWAVVGATPSVEKFGHKIYKMLQEHQYKVYGVNPNYKELEGEVLYPDLLSLPEEPECISVVVPPNVTLSLLEEINKTGIKYVWFQPGTYDAKVLEMAKTLDLKIVYNNCVLVTLGNQ; encoded by the coding sequence ATGGAGTCATTGGAAGAAATCAAAAATGAAATGATGAAAAAAAAGACATGGGCAGTAGTTGGGGCAACACCAAGTGTGGAGAAATTTGGGCATAAAATATATAAAATGTTACAAGAGCATCAGTATAAAGTGTACGGGGTAAACCCTAATTATAAAGAGTTAGAAGGAGAAGTGCTTTATCCAGATCTCCTTAGCTTGCCGGAAGAACCAGAATGTATAAGTGTGGTCGTGCCACCCAATGTGACATTATCTTTATTAGAGGAAATTAATAAAACGGGTATTAAATATGTTTGGTTTCAGCCTGGTACTTATGATGCAAAAGTTCTTGAAATGGCAAAAACTTTAGACTTAAAAATTGTGTATAATAACTGTGTATTAGTAACGCTTGGTAACCAATAG
- the nadE gene encoding NAD(+) synthase — protein sequence MMELLTARKVEWLQKKMQESGTSGLIVGLSGGVDSAVVANLIKQASPDNSMALILPISNNESDIEDALLVAEKIDLYCEVIDLSDVHEKLMKKVVDLDKIKGKASKEEIKTSNANLRARLRMSTLYAVANTLNYMVVGTDNAPELYTGYFTKYGDGGVDILPIADLLKRDVYKLAKHLGVSTSVICKAPSAGLWEGQTDEEEMGVTYEKIDAYLSGETIDANEREIIETLHKKTQHKREMPPQYKCSNDIQNE from the coding sequence ATGATGGAACTGCTAACAGCCAGAAAAGTCGAATGGCTTCAGAAAAAAATGCAAGAATCTGGTACATCAGGACTTATTGTTGGACTATCAGGTGGAGTTGATTCGGCAGTGGTAGCCAATCTGATTAAACAGGCATCTCCTGATAACTCTATGGCGTTAATTCTTCCGATTTCTAATAATGAGTCGGATATTGAAGATGCGCTACTTGTTGCGGAAAAAATAGATCTATACTGTGAAGTGATAGATTTAAGTGACGTGCATGAAAAACTAATGAAAAAGGTAGTTGATTTAGACAAGATAAAAGGAAAGGCTAGTAAGGAGGAAATAAAAACTTCAAATGCAAACCTTCGAGCAAGACTTAGAATGAGTACTTTATATGCTGTGGCGAACACACTCAATTATATGGTAGTAGGCACAGATAATGCACCTGAACTGTATACAGGATATTTTACTAAATATGGGGATGGAGGTGTCGATATACTGCCTATCGCTGATTTGCTAAAAAGAGATGTTTATAAATTGGCAAAACATCTTGGGGTTTCAACTTCAGTTATATGTAAAGCTCCATCAGCTGGATTATGGGAAGGACAAACTGATGAAGAAGAGATGGGAGTAACATATGAAAAAATTGATGCCTACCTGAGTGGTGAAACTATTGATGCTAATGAACGGGAAATTATTGAAACACTTCACAAAAAAACGCAACATAAAAGAGAGATGCCACCTCAGTATAAATGTAGTAACGATATACAGAACGAATAA
- a CDS encoding YebC/PmpR family DNA-binding transcriptional regulator, which translates to MGRIGNIKERKNKQDSKKASVYTKLNRLITVAIREGGEDPEYNASLKTALDKARTANMPNENIQRAIKKASGEMGNQTFEKIMYEGYGPSGVAIILEVLTENRNRTVGEIRHIFDKNGGNLGTSGCVSYLFERIGQILIEKNELNEEEMLLADSLEMGADDIEVDEEVYEVKVAPSMFLEVKEALLKKGYSILDSDIIYKPANLIHLSETDSIKMEKIIDMLEDNHDVQEIHHNWNKQ; encoded by the coding sequence ATGGGAAGAATAGGGAACATTAAAGAAAGAAAAAACAAACAGGATTCAAAGAAAGCATCTGTTTATACTAAATTAAATCGCTTAATAACTGTCGCCATTAGAGAAGGCGGTGAAGATCCGGAATACAATGCATCATTGAAAACAGCATTAGATAAAGCGAGAACTGCTAATATGCCCAATGAAAACATTCAAAGAGCTATTAAAAAAGCTAGCGGAGAAATGGGAAATCAGACCTTTGAAAAAATAATGTATGAAGGCTATGGTCCTTCTGGGGTAGCTATTATACTAGAAGTTTTAACAGAAAATCGCAACAGAACTGTTGGGGAAATTAGACACATATTTGATAAAAATGGTGGAAACCTTGGGACGAGTGGTTGTGTTTCTTATTTGTTTGAACGTATAGGTCAGATTCTTATTGAAAAAAATGAACTAAATGAAGAAGAAATGCTTCTGGCAGACTCCTTAGAAATGGGAGCTGATGATATCGAGGTGGATGAAGAGGTTTATGAAGTGAAGGTTGCTCCGTCCATGTTTCTGGAGGTTAAGGAGGCGTTGCTTAAAAAAGGTTACTCAATACTGGATTCGGATATTATATACAAACCAGCTAATTTAATCCATTTATCAGAAACAGATAGTATTAAAATGGAAAAAATAATTGATATGTTAGAAGATAACCATGATGTTCAAGAAATTCATCACAACTGGAATAAACAATAA
- a CDS encoding C40 family peptidase, with translation MSNYRKRVILSLMTLSLIATCLPAYAQAGSGTVVGDNSTVRSEANLNASAIQTIPIGTKVSINGSDNDFLYVEVSGKNLSGWIHQDLVSLKESAKKQEVYKGIVTASTLNIRSGPSTGSSLQGQLRIGNELQVIGESDEWFQIVDERSIKGWVHGDYISIIPNLPSAYVNTEQVSIYTERKDSSGILKHLQKHDVVYIKDYKSGWYSVITESEVEGWVKRNDLTLIINGNAPTSRGGSRGNIAGIVSTTEKYLGTPYRYAATGPNQFDCSGFVYYILHEYYGDMLRQNNINLPRSSRYMATVGTAVGRDQLEIGDLVFFNNGSSSRINHVGIYIGSNNFIHASSGANMSVIISSLNADNYRRRYSTARRLF, from the coding sequence TTGAGTAATTATAGGAAGAGAGTGATACTGTCATTGATGACATTGTCACTAATAGCAACATGTTTGCCAGCATATGCACAGGCAGGTTCTGGAACTGTAGTAGGTGACAATAGCACAGTAAGAAGTGAGGCAAACCTAAATGCGTCTGCCATACAAACGATACCAATCGGAACGAAAGTAAGTATTAATGGTTCAGATAATGATTTTTTATACGTAGAAGTAAGTGGAAAAAATCTTTCGGGATGGATTCACCAAGATTTAGTGTCACTAAAGGAATCGGCAAAAAAACAAGAAGTTTACAAAGGAATTGTAACAGCTTCAACGTTAAATATTCGGTCTGGACCTTCAACAGGAAGTAGTTTACAGGGTCAGTTGAGGATAGGAAATGAACTTCAAGTGATCGGAGAATCCGATGAATGGTTTCAGATTGTTGATGAAAGAAGTATAAAAGGGTGGGTGCATGGGGATTATATTAGCATAATACCGAATTTACCGTCTGCCTACGTTAATACCGAACAGGTAAGTATTTACACAGAGCGGAAAGATTCAAGTGGTATACTGAAGCATCTACAGAAACATGATGTCGTTTACATAAAAGACTATAAGAGTGGCTGGTATTCGGTGATAACAGAGTCTGAAGTTGAAGGATGGGTTAAAAGAAATGATCTAACACTTATTATTAACGGAAATGCTCCGACAAGTCGAGGGGGCTCCAGGGGAAACATTGCTGGTATTGTATCCACAACAGAAAAATATTTAGGGACTCCATATCGTTATGCTGCGACAGGTCCCAATCAATTTGATTGCTCTGGGTTTGTTTATTATATTTTACATGAATACTATGGAGATATGCTGCGTCAGAACAATATCAACCTTCCAAGATCATCGAGATATATGGCAACTGTTGGGACCGCTGTTGGACGAGATCAGCTAGAAATAGGGGATTTGGTATTTTTTAATAATGGATCAAGTAGTCGAATCAATCACGTAGGTATCTATATTGGCAGTAATAACTTTATACATGCTTCATCTGGAGCGAATATGAGTGTTATTATTTCATCGTTAAATGCTGATAACTACCGAAGACGATATTCGACAGCAAGACGATTATTTTAA
- a CDS encoding DRTGG domain-containing protein, with protein sequence MKLSEIQRLLDAEVLSGHEFLDREVTNAFAADLMSDVLAFVDDKTLLLTGLTNPHTIRTAEMMDIHSIVFVRGKKPDEETLRMAEENQVVTMTTKNIMFVASGILYQEGLRGAKIIHK encoded by the coding sequence ATGAAATTAAGTGAGATTCAAAGGCTGTTAGATGCTGAAGTTTTGTCTGGACATGAATTTCTGGATCGCGAAGTCACGAATGCGTTTGCAGCTGATTTAATGAGTGATGTGCTTGCTTTTGTAGATGACAAAACATTATTATTAACAGGTCTTACCAATCCTCATACCATAAGAACAGCAGAAATGATGGATATTCATTCAATTGTTTTTGTCCGAGGAAAAAAACCTGATGAAGAAACACTGAGAATGGCAGAAGAGAACCAGGTAGTGACAATGACTACTAAAAATATTATGTTTGTAGCATCGGGTATTCTGTATCAGGAAGGACTAAGAGGCGCCAAAATAATTCACAAATAA
- a CDS encoding ATP-binding protein gives MIDIQKKYSIERRDFQSAGQVSSSIKKIMKQVGVNPEVIRRVSVASYETEMNIIIHSNGGTMEFIIESDYIMIIALDKGPGIDNIELAMTEGYSTATKDVRELGFGAGMGLPNIKRCADQFEIESEFGKWTKISIRFEH, from the coding sequence GTGATAGATATTCAAAAAAAATATTCTATTGAGAGAAGAGATTTTCAATCAGCTGGCCAGGTATCTAGTAGTATTAAGAAAATAATGAAACAAGTAGGTGTAAACCCTGAAGTGATCCGACGCGTGTCGGTAGCTTCTTATGAAACAGAAATGAACATCATCATTCACTCTAATGGTGGGACGATGGAGTTTATTATTGAGTCAGACTATATTATGATTATTGCACTTGATAAAGGCCCTGGGATTGATAACATTGAGCTAGCGATGACAGAAGGATATTCTACAGCAACAAAAGACGTTAGAGAACTTGGCTTTGGAGCTGGAATGGGATTACCAAACATTAAAAGATGTGCTGATCAATTTGAGATTGAATCGGAGTTTGGTAAATGGACTAAGATTAGCATTAGGTTTGAGCATTAA
- a CDS encoding DRTGG domain-containing protein, which yields MTIQELQQHLNLEVIVFPENTEDRVIKDVYIGDMLSWVIGNAENDSLWITIQTNINIIAVAVMVGINCIIIAENATIDAATINRATEEEIPIFRTTLTAYHIAKRIDLGN from the coding sequence ATGACAATTCAAGAACTTCAGCAGCATTTGAATCTCGAAGTGATTGTTTTTCCTGAAAATACGGAAGATCGAGTAATTAAAGATGTCTATATTGGAGACATGCTGAGTTGGGTCATTGGCAATGCCGAAAATGATAGTTTGTGGATAACGATACAGACCAATATAAATATTATCGCCGTTGCTGTAATGGTTGGAATCAATTGTATCATAATTGCTGAAAATGCAACTATCGATGCCGCCACCATTAACCGTGCAACAGAGGAAGAAATACCAATTTTCCGTACAACCCTTACGGCGTACCATATTGCTAAAAGGATAGATCTGGGGAATTAA
- a CDS encoding PHP domain-containing protein — protein MDTYAIDLHIHTALSPCGSEEMTPNNIINMSRLKALDVIAITDHNAIANVKPCMEVALHSNITVIPAIEITTEEEVHLLAYFSTYEELEAFFCELKKKQRNLENRPEIFGNQMIFNSKDVMIGEEKTLLMNAIQISFDDAVILINHFNGAAVPAHINRSSFSVTSSLGFLPQDLPIYCIELYEGNHIEDFLLNNPKYKKYKHVISSDAHCLTEILERIFFMELINNTSKEVVNWLKTK, from the coding sequence ATGGATACTTATGCTATTGATTTACACATCCATACAGCATTATCGCCTTGTGGTAGCGAAGAAATGACGCCCAATAATATTATTAATATGTCACGATTAAAAGCGTTAGACGTCATTGCTATCACAGATCATAATGCAATTGCAAATGTAAAGCCCTGCATGGAAGTAGCATTGCATAGCAATATTACTGTTATTCCAGCCATAGAAATAACAACAGAGGAAGAAGTTCATTTATTAGCGTATTTTTCTACATACGAGGAATTAGAAGCCTTCTTTTGTGAGCTAAAAAAGAAGCAAAGAAATCTTGAAAATCGACCAGAAATATTTGGAAATCAGATGATTTTCAACTCGAAAGATGTTATGATAGGTGAGGAAAAAACCTTGTTAATGAATGCGATTCAGATTTCTTTTGATGATGCTGTAATTTTGATTAATCATTTTAATGGAGCAGCTGTACCAGCTCATATTAATCGAAGTAGTTTCAGTGTGACTTCGTCGTTAGGGTTTTTGCCACAAGACTTGCCTATCTATTGCATTGAACTTTATGAAGGGAATCACATCGAAGATTTTTTGCTTAACAATCCAAAATACAAGAAATATAAACATGTCATTAGCTCAGATGCTCATTGCCTAACCGAAATTCTGGAAAGGATTTTTTTTATGGAATTAATTAACAACACATCAAAAGAAGTTGTTAACTGGTTGAAAACTAAGTGA
- a CDS encoding ATP-binding protein, giving the protein MKELALHILDILQNSIAAKATLIRLNINESIKKDELVIIVQDDGFGMDEETLKRVTDPFFTSRTIRKVGLGIPLLKQAAEECEGLLTIDSKVNEGTVLKVVFQHSHIDRAPLGNISETICTILLSGKDFEFEYGHCTDNGQMKFSTIDIKKVLKETPITHPDVIAWIRDNVNSELKLIGASATV; this is encoded by the coding sequence ATGAAGGAACTTGCACTCCACATATTAGATATTTTGCAAAATTCTATAGCTGCAAAAGCAACGTTAATACGTTTAAACATTAATGAAAGTATCAAAAAAGATGAATTAGTCATAATAGTTCAAGATGATGGTTTTGGTATGGATGAAGAGACACTTAAAAGGGTCACGGATCCTTTTTTTACGTCAAGAACTATTCGAAAAGTAGGGCTGGGGATTCCTTTACTAAAACAAGCAGCGGAAGAGTGTGAAGGTTTATTAACAATAGATTCTAAAGTAAATGAAGGAACTGTTTTAAAAGTAGTATTTCAACATAGTCATATTGATAGAGCACCTTTGGGAAATATTTCTGAAACCATTTGTACCATTTTATTGTCGGGTAAAGATTTTGAATTCGAGTATGGACATTGTACTGATAATGGTCAAATGAAATTCAGTACAATTGACATAAAAAAGGTATTGAAAGAAACGCCGATAACACATCCTGATGTTATTGCATGGATTCGGGATAATGTGAATAGTGAGCTGAAATTAATCGGTGCCAGTGCAACAGTTTAA
- the rsxC gene encoding electron transport complex subunit RsxC produces the protein MNFLTFKGGIHPPDSKSATSSKSIQEMKEPEEVIIPLQQHIGAPCKSLVKPKEEVKVGQLIGEPQGFVSSPVHATVSGTVKQVISKPIGGGRTAECVVIESDGKNELHSEIAPYGPLDEMNEKQIVEMIQKSGMVGMGGATFPTHVKLSPPPEKKIDTIIINGAECEPYLTADHRLMLEQPEMVIQGLKIIMKAVQAKKGIIAIEANKQDAIDMILKNISSEDPIQVVALQTKYPQGAEKQLIEACVKKQVPSGGLPMDVGVVVNNVGSAYQIAHTHKTGIPLIQRITTVTGSCITEPKNLRVRIGTPIKDLIEFCGGYSENPGKIIFGGPMMGIAQDSDEYPVIKGTSGVLAFNQNEALIPEPVNCIRCSKCIISCPISLMPVTISEYSLSDRMDDAKRYHALDCIECGSCSYVCPSKRPLLHSIRVAKSSIMETMKKQQK, from the coding sequence ATGAATTTCTTAACTTTTAAGGGTGGGATTCATCCACCGGATTCTAAGTCTGCGACATCATCAAAGTCTATTCAAGAGATGAAAGAACCGGAAGAGGTGATTATTCCATTACAACAACATATTGGTGCTCCTTGCAAATCTCTAGTAAAACCTAAGGAAGAGGTTAAAGTTGGTCAATTAATTGGCGAACCACAAGGATTCGTATCATCTCCTGTGCATGCTACTGTATCAGGTACAGTGAAACAAGTGATATCAAAACCAATTGGCGGAGGACGTACAGCTGAATGTGTTGTTATTGAATCTGATGGAAAAAATGAACTGCACTCTGAGATTGCTCCTTATGGACCTCTTGATGAAATGAACGAAAAACAAATAGTTGAAATGATTCAAAAATCAGGAATGGTTGGTATGGGTGGAGCTACGTTTCCAACACATGTAAAGCTGTCGCCACCACCGGAAAAGAAAATTGATACGATTATTATTAATGGTGCAGAATGTGAACCATACTTAACGGCTGATCACCGACTGATGCTTGAACAGCCTGAGATGGTAATTCAAGGTCTTAAAATTATTATGAAAGCCGTTCAGGCAAAAAAAGGTATCATCGCCATTGAGGCCAATAAACAGGATGCTATTGATATGATACTGAAAAATATTTCTTCAGAGGATCCGATCCAAGTGGTTGCATTGCAAACCAAATATCCTCAGGGTGCTGAAAAACAACTTATTGAAGCATGTGTAAAAAAGCAGGTTCCTTCCGGCGGTTTGCCCATGGATGTAGGGGTTGTTGTTAATAATGTAGGATCTGCCTATCAGATAGCACACACTCATAAAACTGGTATTCCTTTAATTCAAAGAATTACAACGGTTACTGGATCATGTATAACAGAACCAAAAAACTTAAGAGTAAGAATAGGTACGCCAATAAAAGATTTGATTGAATTCTGTGGTGGATATTCGGAGAATCCTGGGAAAATAATCTTTGGAGGCCCGATGATGGGCATTGCACAAGATTCAGATGAATATCCGGTAATAAAAGGCACTTCAGGTGTTTTGGCATTTAATCAAAATGAAGCGCTAATACCTGAACCTGTAAATTGCATTCGTTGCTCAAAATGCATTATAAGTTGTCCTATTAGCTTAATGCCTGTGACGATTAGTGAGTATTCGCTTTCCGATAGAATGGACGATGCGAAGCGTTACCATGCTCTTGATTGTATTGAATGTGGTTCCTGTTCTTATGTCTGTCCATCTAAAAGACCATTATTACATTCTATTCGTGTAGCGAAAAGTAGTATTATGGAAACAATGAAAAAACAGCAAAAATAG
- a CDS encoding RnfABCDGE type electron transport complex subunit D → MEQKLVVSSSPHIRDNNTVSKVMSDVFIALIPASIGAVYFFRTRALLIMVVAVITAVLAEAAVQKIRKQPVTINDMSAVVTGLLIALNLSPAVAWWIPAIGSAFAIVVVKQFFGGLGKNFMNPALAARILLTLSWTDRMTEWVSPGVDMISTATPLSFIKGEVSVPSGAPSLFDTFIGNIGGCMGETSALLLLLGGAYLLYRKVISYHIPIIYIGTVALLTLINGGFDMEYMLYHVMSGGLMIGAIYMATDYASSPLTIKGKIIYAIGCGVLTATIRVFGGYNEGVGFSILLMNVATPLIDRYTVPTIYGEVQKQHA, encoded by the coding sequence ATGGAGCAAAAGTTAGTTGTGTCTTCATCACCTCATATACGTGATAACAATACAGTTTCAAAAGTAATGAGTGATGTTTTCATTGCACTAATTCCCGCATCAATTGGGGCGGTGTATTTTTTTAGAACTAGAGCACTACTGATCATGGTAGTAGCTGTTATTACAGCCGTTTTAGCTGAAGCGGCGGTACAGAAAATAAGAAAACAACCAGTAACCATTAATGATATGAGTGCTGTTGTAACAGGTTTATTAATTGCACTAAACCTATCACCTGCTGTAGCGTGGTGGATACCAGCAATAGGGTCTGCGTTTGCAATCGTTGTGGTGAAACAGTTTTTTGGAGGTTTAGGGAAAAACTTTATGAATCCTGCACTAGCCGCTAGAATTTTGTTGACACTTTCATGGACAGATAGAATGACAGAATGGGTAAGTCCAGGGGTGGATATGATTTCAACAGCGACACCTTTGAGTTTTATAAAAGGAGAAGTTTCTGTTCCGTCTGGAGCGCCTTCTTTGTTCGACACATTTATAGGGAATATTGGTGGATGTATGGGAGAAACATCCGCACTGCTTTTGTTATTAGGTGGAGCTTACTTACTATATCGTAAAGTCATCTCCTACCATATTCCGATTATCTATATTGGAACAGTTGCATTGTTAACGTTAATAAACGGCGGGTTTGACATGGAATATATGTTGTACCACGTTATGTCAGGCGGGCTGATGATCGGAGCTATCTATATGGCAACGGACTATGCTTCTTCCCCACTTACGATAAAAGGAAAAATTATTTATGCTATAGGTTGTGGTGTGTTAACGGCTACGATCAGAGTTTTCGGTGGCTATAATGAAGGGGTAGGTTTTTCGATTCTATTAATGAATGTAGCAACACCACTAATAGATCGATACACAGTTCCTACGATTTATGGGGAGGTGCAGAAACAACATGCGTGA
- a CDS encoding RnfABCDGE type electron transport complex subunit G, producing MRDIAKMGIILLLITSVSGMVLGLTNSFTEGIIMERSIERVIASIEVLIEGADDFEMIESEEVASADRVKEVYAGYKDGSVVGFSIKSYAQGYGGEVEVMVGITNEGAITGVQVMSQSETPGLGDVITDESFLENYKGNKTDEDVTVDTIGGATASSQAVNNAVESAANLYENYLKNL from the coding sequence ATGCGTGATATTGCAAAAATGGGAATTATATTACTGCTCATCACTAGTGTTTCCGGTATGGTTCTTGGCTTGACAAATAGCTTTACGGAAGGAATTATCATGGAAAGATCCATCGAAAGAGTAATAGCTTCTATAGAGGTATTAATAGAAGGTGCAGACGATTTTGAAATGATAGAAAGTGAAGAGGTTGCATCTGCTGATCGAGTAAAAGAAGTTTATGCAGGGTATAAGGATGGATCAGTTGTTGGATTTTCAATAAAAAGCTATGCACAAGGATATGGTGGAGAAGTAGAAGTAATGGTGGGAATAACGAATGAAGGTGCTATTACTGGTGTTCAGGTGATGAGTCAGTCTGAAACACCGGGTCTTGGTGACGTTATAACAGATGAAAGTTTCTTGGAAAATTATAAAGGAAATAAAACAGACGAAGACGTTACGGTTGATACCATAGGCGGTGCTACGGCTTCTAGTCAAGCAGTTAACAATGCAGTTGAATCTGCTGCTAATCTATACGAAAATTACTTAAAAAACCTGTAG
- the rsxE gene encoding electron transport complex subunit RsxE — protein MKLSKVFSRGLVMDNPVFIQALGMCPILAVTNTAFNSFGMGMATTSVLLGSNIVISLLRKFIPAKIRIPCFIVVIATFVTMVGMIMEAFFPALDQALGIFIPLIVVNCLILGRAESFASKNNTIGSITDALGMGLGFTGALVLLGIVREVIGFGTIFDIQLFGDSFEPMGLMTMAPGAFMALGILMAVFNRIVYTRLK, from the coding sequence GTGAAACTATCGAAAGTGTTCTCTAGAGGTCTAGTCATGGACAACCCTGTTTTTATACAAGCACTTGGAATGTGTCCAATTCTTGCTGTAACGAATACAGCCTTTAATAGTTTTGGTATGGGAATGGCTACTACTTCTGTTCTGTTGGGCTCGAATATTGTTATATCATTGCTAAGAAAGTTTATTCCAGCAAAAATAAGAATTCCTTGTTTTATTGTAGTAATAGCTACTTTTGTGACAATGGTAGGTATGATTATGGAAGCTTTTTTTCCAGCTTTAGATCAAGCATTAGGTATTTTCATTCCACTAATAGTTGTAAACTGTTTGATCTTGGGAAGAGCTGAGTCCTTTGCATCTAAAAACAATACGATAGGATCTATTACCGATGCTTTAGGAATGGGCCTAGGGTTTACAGGGGCGCTGGTTCTTTTAGGGATTGTTCGGGAAGTAATTGGATTTGGAACTATCTTTGATATCCAGTTATTTGGAGACTCATTTGAACCTATGGGCTTGATGACTATGGCTCCTGGAGCATTTATGGCACTGGGAATACTGATGGCTGTTTTTAATCGTATTGTATATACAAGATTAAAATAA
- the rsxA gene encoding electron transport complex subunit RsxA, whose product MSASSIFVILISAIFVNNFVLSRFLGICPFLGVSKKVETSLGMGMAVTFVMTMASIITFVAQRFILDLLGIQYMQTIVFILVIASLVQLVEMVIQKTSPTLYQSLGVYLPLITTNCAVLGLTILNIQNDYNLVETIFHAIGAAIGFTLAIVLFAAIRERLELADIATEFKGFPIALITAGLMSLAFMGFAGLV is encoded by the coding sequence ATGTCTGCTTCATCCATATTCGTAATTCTTATTAGTGCAATATTTGTTAATAATTTTGTGTTGTCTCGCTTTCTCGGAATTTGTCCTTTTCTAGGTGTATCAAAAAAAGTTGAAACTTCGTTAGGGATGGGAATGGCTGTAACCTTTGTAATGACAATGGCTTCTATTATAACTTTTGTAGCGCAGCGGTTTATATTAGATTTACTTGGTATTCAATATATGCAAACCATTGTATTCATTTTAGTAATTGCTTCGTTGGTTCAATTGGTAGAAATGGTGATACAGAAGACAAGTCCAACACTCTATCAGTCGCTGGGTGTGTACTTACCGCTTATTACTACAAATTGTGCCGTTTTAGGATTAACGATACTGAACATACAAAATGACTATAACCTTGTAGAAACCATTTTTCATGCAATAGGAGCAGCTATTGGATTTACGCTTGCAATTGTGTTATTTGCAGCAATTAGAGAAAGACTAGAACTTGCTGATATTGCTACAGAGTTTAAAGGATTTCCTATTGCGTTAATAACAGCAGGCCTAATGTCCTTGGCATTTATGGGCTTTGCAGGTTTGGTGTAA